In Dioscorea cayenensis subsp. rotundata cultivar TDr96_F1 unplaced genomic scaffold, TDr96_F1_v2_PseudoChromosome.rev07_lg8_w22 25.fasta BLBR01000267.1, whole genome shotgun sequence, the genomic stretch TTCAagatttttgagaaataaaCCATTATATTGATATTATCTGTGTTATGCATTGTCATGCATGGACGCCTTCTCAGCAAGTATGAACACCGATGTCGAGACATATCTGTCCCAACATCCTCTAGCACTTAGTATTGTTCAGTCTTCACAAATACTTTATGGCCTAACCTTAAAAGTGGGCCAACGCTTAGACAATGCAAAGCAGTTCAACGATTGCTTACGCAGTAACGCCataagacaaaattttgattttacgtttataaaaaaatgataaactttGGGTGACCGTCAAGTGCGCTGCTCTAAATTGGTATTGTCGTGTATATACATCAAAAAAGGGAAATGTTGACACCTTCCAGGTGAAGACAATGCAATCAACGCACAGTTGCGGTGGAGGCATTGGTACAACATCGTACCTTAAAGCAAGCAAAAAATAGGTCTCTCAACATGTAATGCAGAAACTCAAGGAGCGACCATTATATAGAGTTGTCAATATTCAAAAAGATATATTATAGGACCATGGTGTTCGCCTACCATATAAGCGTGTTTTGATGGAGAAGGAGATTACATGGGCCACAATTCATAGTAAGGAGGTTAGTAGCTACGATTTGCTTCTCTGGTATGCGGGAAAGGTGGCTCAGACGAATCCCGGTAGTTTTGAAAATCATTGAGAATGACGGTGAGTGATTTAAACgcgttttcttctctttttgggCATGTTTGTTGGGGTTCAAGATGGGGTGCAGGCCATTACTTTTCGTTGACAGAACTCATTTGCTTGGCAAGTACGGCTGGATTCTATTAGGTGCAACTGGTAAAGATGGCAATAAGGGTATCTTCCATATAACATTCGCTGTGGTTGACAACGAAACAATGATAATTGGACTTGGTTTCTTGCTACTCTCAAGGAGGCATTGTACGGTGAAGATGATTACGAGGAAGTTATTACATTTATCTCGGATCAGTCAAAGGGTCTTGCTAACGCAGTTGCGCGAGTGCTCCCATCATCGCTGCATGGTTATTGTCTGTGCCATTTGGAAGCCAACTTCATGAAGGCTAACGGCAGGCTCGAGAAATCATTAAAAGAACAATGTTGGgcagtaataaaaaaaattgcgtACGCGTACACGTCTAAAGAGTTCGACGATGCATTCAGTGAACTTGCAGCTATATCGGCCAATGCACATGATTGGTTGTTACACAACTCCGACATTAATCATTGGTGTAACTATTTATTGAAGGGCATGCGGTGCTACGAGATATACTCGAATGTAGCAGAGTCTTTTAATGTCTGCATTAAAGAGGCAAGGCATCTACTGATAATGAGTGTAGTCAATACTATATGGTAAGATTAATTTACGGTTCAGTGTTTAATGTGTACTAATTGACGATACTGTGTAAGAATTGTGGTTATTGTGTAAAACTATTTTTTCCTGTGTAGTAGACAGTGGTCATTGTAGAAATACTTGTTCATGTCCAATAGTTTTAATACATGTTTAATATATGACATTGTTGTGTACAATATTGTTTTCCTATGTATAATTTTAAGTTACTGTATGCGATATTACATACAtgtgtaatatttaaaaatattatgtagTATTTAATGTTAATgggtaaaatcatgaattgctATGTATGATTACAAACTTATGTGTAGCAAATTATGTTTATGTTAATTGCTAACTCTTAACTGGCTTCTCACATGTTAATACGcaggtttaaacttatgaacatGCTGAGTGAGCTGCGCAAAATGGCCGCCATATGGGACACATACCTTTGCCCTGAGATACGGAAGAAGGTTGAATAAATTGTCGAAAGTAGTCGTTATTTGCGGGTGGGCCGAGCAAGCCAATTACAAAGATGTTGACGATCACAACAGTGTTGTCAACCTAGGCGTCCGGAAGTACTGTTGCAAGAGATGGGAAGTACATGGACTCCTGTGCAAGCATGCAATTGCTGCGATTATGCTAACAGACAAAAATGTACACTGCTATGTTGAAGAATATTTTACAGTCGAATCATATCATCGTGCATATGTCCAACCAATATACACGATCCCTGACAGTGATATGCCATCCGATGACACCCGTCAACTCAGAATGTGGCCACCGATAGCAAAGAGATGACCCGGCCGTCCGTGAATGAAAAGGATTGAATCACAGGCCTTTGATTGTCGAATGTGACACCAAAGTGGACATAATTAATGATCTTGTAATGGAGTAATTGCGGACTAGCTATGAAAACTCCTTTATGCAGTTATTTAACTTTTGTCGGAAATTTATACTGTGCAAATGTAGCTTCACATGTAGGGAAACATGTGTCTTCTATGTGTATGCTGACAATCATATTTTCTCCTGTTTAATTTTTAGTTGTAATTGTGTGGTTAATTGGTTTCTTGTGTAGTAACATTTGTTACTGTGTAAGTTTAAACGCTATTATGTATAAAAAAGATTCTAATGTGTAAAATGACCCATTCCTGTGTACGTAAGTGTCTTATTGTGTATAAAATTGATACTAATGTATAAAATCCTACTAAGTTGGATTTGTATTCTCGGAGATATTACATGTAAAAGTAAAGATTTTACCCATAGGCATGATTCACAAACGATTTAAGTACAAACATTTGCATATTTAGTTTCATGTTAAGAAAATGTTCTCAGCAGTTGTCATCTTTGCCTTTGTCTACATCTACAGTTTCTTCTGCATCTTTGATATAGTCTGCTTCTGATTCCTTAGCATGTTTAGTGTTGTCGCTAGCCTCTACTGGTAGGTTCCGCGATTCACTGCGAAGCTCCGCGATAAGGTTCGATGTCCTTGGCGATGTCAGCGTCATTGGCGCTCTTAATGGCGTGTTCTTCATCCGCCGCGATACTCCACGATGAGGTTTAGTGTCTTGGGCAAGATGTCGGGTCATCGGCTGTCTCCGCGGCATGTTCAGTGGTCACTGCAGTCTCCACAGTAGCTTCAGCGTATTAGTCCCCCGACGACCCATTGTCGAGATTTCCCGCCAGTCCCCATTGCCCTTTTCCCCACCGGTATCCTCTACTGTGTCAGAAATATTGCCGACATCGTCAGCCTTTATAATTTTTCGCCGGATTCCATCCAGCAAGATCCGTGACACGTAACGCAATCTCAAATACGGGATGTCTCCCATAGTATGTCCAATCGTTCTCCATTTAAAATTTGTTCCATATTGCGTACGCAAAATGTTAGATAGTCGTTATTTTCTAGGGCGGGGATGGGGGGTTGTTGGGGGCAGTCACGCATATGTTGTATAGGTAGATTTTTGAATCTATTGTGGCCCAAATTAATCTCCAGACACAATTCAAA encodes the following:
- the LOC120253960 gene encoding uncharacterized protein LOC120253960, which gives rise to MGCRPLLFVDRTHLLGKYGWILLGATGKDGNKGIFHITFAVEALYGEDDYEEVITFISDQSKGLANAVARVLPSSLHGYCLCHLEANFMKANGRLEKSLKEQCWAVIKKIAYAYTSKEFDDAFSELAAISANAHDWLLHNSDINHWCNYLLKGMRCYEIYSNVAESFNVCIKEARHLLIMSVVNTIWFKLMNMLSELRKMAAIWDTYLCPEIRKKVE